The window TATCATTTTTTATATCATACCACAACTATTCTAACAAAGTCTGTTATTAAAAAATTATTAGATTACTCTAATTTGACTAATCCAATTAGTAAATATCATTCATGTTTACTACTACAAAAGTAGTTTCATTTTTAAAATATACATAATTACGTTAGCACAATTTATTTTGATTGTGTTAAGAAATGAGAATTTATAAAATTAAGGAAATGAGTAATTTTTTGTTGAATTTTATCAAAATTCATATAAAATTAAAGATATAATATATTTATACTGAAATTCTGAATTATAATAACTTGGTTATAGAAAAATATATGAATTTGATTTTTTCACAAATAAGATCATTAAAGGGTAATAAATTGAACGTAATTTAATGGTAATGGAGGTGTGTTGTGTTTGTATCGATAATAAAGAAAATCTACTCAATTTCAAAAATTAACAAAAAAAATGAATTTAAACATGAATGTATTAAGATAGTCCTAATATATATGATAACTGGATTTATTTGGATTTACTTTTCAGATAGAATTGCAAATGAACTTGCTAGCAATAGTGGTATGTTGTTAATTATAAACACATACAAAGGCTGTTTATATGTTATCGTAACTTCAATTGTACTTTATTTATTAATAAGCAGTCTTCTAAAAAAAGTTGATTTAGCAGAAAAGAAGAATAGTGCTATTATTGAAGCAATACCTGATTTATTATTTGTCATTGATCGTGAAGGTAATTTTATAGATTGTATGACAAGTGAGGATAGTCTATTGTTAATTCCAAAGGAAGATTTTATCGGAAAAACTCTTTGGGAAGTTATGCCTAAAGAAATATCAAAAATTGCTTATAAAAAAATACAATTGGTTTTAAAAAGTGGAGTAATGGAAAGTTTTGAATATGAATTGGAATGTTGTAATAAATTGCAGTATTATGAACTTAGAATAGTAAAAAATAATGAAAAAGAAGTCTTAGCTATATCAAGAAATGTCACTGTTCAAAAACAAAATGAGTTGGAATTAAAAATAAGTGAAGAAAAGTACAAAACCCTTGTAACTGAAATGAAGCAAGGATTAGCACTTTATGAAGGGAGTCTTAGTGAGGAAGGAGAAATTATACATTATAGACTTTTGGATGCAAATGAAAGCCATGAGAAAGTAACAGGATTAAAAAAGAAAGATATATTAGGAAAAAATTTTATTCAGATATTTCCTAATATGGAAAAGAGGTTGATTGAAAAGATTGGATATGTAGCAAAAACAGGGGATTCTATACAATACGAATACTATGTACCAGAAAGAGGTAAATATTATGAGATAATAGCTTATAGACCCAAAAAATTACAACTTGCAGTAATCTTTACAGATATTACAGTAAGAAAGCAGGTAGAGGAATCTCTAAAGGCAAGTGAACATAAATTGGAATATTTAAGTTACCATGACCAATTGACAGGCTTATATAATAGAAGATTTTTTGAAGAGAAGTTAAGCCGACTAGATATGGAGAGAAGCTTACCTTTAACTATTATTATGGCAGATGTTAACGGTTTAAAGCTTATCAATGATTCTTTTGGTCATACCCTAGGAGATGAACTCCTAAAAAAAGTAGCAGAAGTTATAATGAGGGGATGCCGAGTTACTGATATTATCTGTAGACTCGGAGGTGATGAATTTGTAATTCTGTTACCAAAAACAGATACTTATGAAGTAGAGCAGATTATTAAACGTATTAAAACTATGGCATTAAAAGAAAAAGTGGGTTCTGTGGATATATCTATTTCTTTTGGATATGAAACAAAGAACAATGAGGAAGAAAAAATACAAGATATTTTTAAAAAAGCGGAAGATCATATGTATAAGAAAAAGCTATTTGAAAGTCCAAGTATGAGAGGAAAAACTATAAGTACTATAATCAGCACTCTTCATGAAAAAAACAAAAGAGAAGAACAACACTCATATAGGGTTTCAGCATTATGCCAAAGTATGGGTAAAGCCCTTGATTTACCAGAAGATGAAATCAAGGAACTTAAAACTGTTGGGTTACTGCATGATATAGGGAAAATAGCTATAGAGGAAAAGGTACTCAGTAAGCCAGGAAAACTGACAGAGGAAGAATGGGAAGAAATGAAGCGACATCCAGAAATAGGATATAGAATACTTAGTACAGTAAATGATATGTCGGAAATGGCAGAATATGTATTAACTCATCATGAAAGATGGGATGGAATGGGATATCCTAAAGGTTTAAAGGGAGAAGAGATATCACTTCAATCAAGAATCATTACAATAGCTGATTCTTATGATGCTATGATTAGCCAAAGAAGTTATCGTAATGCTTTGTCAGAGGAAGTTGCTATAGAAGAGTTAAAAATAAATGCAGGTCTTCAGTTTGATCCAGAACTTATAAAGGTATTTATTACAAAAGTATTGAATAAACCATTTGATTAACAAGCTATTGTTGATAGCGTGATAAATAAGTATAAAAATCATAGACGTGATAAAGAAATACTTGATTTAATACTACTGCAGGAGTGTGGATTAGATCATTTAGACAACCATAAATACGAAGAAAGAATAGAAAAAGCTCTTGCTTATATTAGTGGATTAAAAACAATACAACACTCTATAGTTGACGATTTAAGCAAACGGTTATATATTTCAAAGAGTAAATTATCACATTTATTTAAGGAACAGACAGGTATGACATTACATAGTTACCTTGCATTTGAGAAACTTCGTAAAACTTATAAGTATTATCACGAAGGATTGAATATTACTGAAGCATGCATATTAGCAGGATTTAGTAGTTCATCACACTGTTCGGCAACATGTAAAAAAATGTTTGGAATTTCTTTAAGAGAAGTACATAAATCAATTAAGTAATAGAAACTAAATGAAATTAACTATACCTTCAATTCAACTATAATAAATAGAAGAATTGGAGGTGTTTTTATTATGATTAACTTTCAGCTAAATCGTACAATTATTCTATGAATTTTGATATAGATTTTATTTGTGGTAAAATATAGAAAATAGATTCGAGTATAGATTTATTATAAAAGATGGAGAAGTCATGCTTGTTATGTGTGAATATAAATTAAAAAGAGGAGTAAGGAATGGAAGTGAAACTTATTTCTAATGACTCAAACTTAAATTATAAAACGTTATTGAAATTTAGAGAACAATCAGATGAGCTTAAAGAACAAAGTAGATTAAAATAATAATTTAATTAGATTTTAAATAGATACTACTTAAGGGAGATAAAAATATGAAAATAGAGTATATACATGGATTTGATTATAATAATGAACATGATTTTGTTAAAATACAAAATAATTTAAAAAAGTATATTGAACTAAAAAATAGAATTGAAGAAAATAAAATAAATGTTTGTGCAGGAGTAGATTTAGCTTACTGGGAAAAAGATGGAGAAACATATGGAGCATGTAGTATTATAGTTTTAAATTATAAGACTAAAGAGATTATAGAGAAAGTTTCTAGCCATGGAAAGATAACAGTTCCTTATATTGCAGGATTCTTAGCTTTTAGAGAAATACCTTTAATAATAGAGGCTGCTGAAAAATTGAATTCAGAGCCAGATGTATTTTTATTTGATGGTAATGGATATCTTCACTATAATCATATGGGTATAGCAACACATGCATCATTATTTTTAAATAAGCCTACTATAGGAATAGCTAAATCTTATTTAAAAATAGATGGAGTAGATTATATAATGCCTGAAAATGAAAAAGGTTCTTATAAAGATATTATAATAAATAATGAGATATATGGGAGAGTAGTAAGAACAAGACCGGATG is drawn from Tepidibacter hydrothermalis and contains these coding sequences:
- a CDS encoding HD domain-containing phosphohydrolase; this translates as MFVSIIKKIYSISKINKKNEFKHECIKIVLIYMITGFIWIYFSDRIANELASNSGMLLIINTYKGCLYVIVTSIVLYLLISSLLKKVDLAEKKNSAIIEAIPDLLFVIDREGNFIDCMTSEDSLLLIPKEDFIGKTLWEVMPKEISKIAYKKIQLVLKSGVMESFEYELECCNKLQYYELRIVKNNEKEVLAISRNVTVQKQNELELKISEEKYKTLVTEMKQGLALYEGSLSEEGEIIHYRLLDANESHEKVTGLKKKDILGKNFIQIFPNMEKRLIEKIGYVAKTGDSIQYEYYVPERGKYYEIIAYRPKKLQLAVIFTDITVRKQVEESLKASEHKLEYLSYHDQLTGLYNRRFFEEKLSRLDMERSLPLTIIMADVNGLKLINDSFGHTLGDELLKKVAEVIMRGCRVTDIICRLGGDEFVILLPKTDTYEVEQIIKRIKTMALKEKVGSVDISISFGYETKNNEEEKIQDIFKKAEDHMYKKKLFESPSMRGKTISTIISTLHEKNKREEQHSYRVSALCQSMGKALDLPEDEIKELKTVGLLHDIGKIAIEEKVLSKPGKLTEEEWEEMKRHPEIGYRILSTVNDMSEMAEYVLTHHERWDGMGYPKGLKGEEISLQSRIITIADSYDAMISQRSYRNALSEEVAIEELKINAGLQFDPELIKVFITKVLNKPFD
- a CDS encoding helix-turn-helix transcriptional regulator translates to MINKYKNHRRDKEILDLILLQECGLDHLDNHKYEERIEKALAYISGLKTIQHSIVDDLSKRLYISKSKLSHLFKEQTGMTLHSYLAFEKLRKTYKYYHEGLNITEACILAGFSSSSHCSATCKKMFGISLREVHKSIK
- a CDS encoding endonuclease V, which translates into the protein MKIEYIHGFDYNNEHDFVKIQNNLKKYIELKNRIEENKINVCAGVDLAYWEKDGETYGACSIIVLNYKTKEIIEKVSSHGKITVPYIAGFLAFREIPLIIEAAEKLNSEPDVFLFDGNGYLHYNHMGIATHASLFLNKPTIGIAKSYLKIDGVDYIMPENEKGSYKDIIINNEIYGRVVRTRPDVKPIFISCGNYIDLGTCNKIAMELVNKDSRLPIPVRLADLETHILRQTLK